GAAGTTTGATTAAGACCAGCATGTCCTGTGCCACATCGACCTGCTTTGCGGAAAAAGAAATCTTCTGCCGGAGCGGCCATGCTCCCACCTTATAAGAAGTTGAAGTTCAACTAACCTAAAAATCCGAACGAGGGTAAAGTCTTATCGTAATAAGTTCACCTTCATTCGGATTTAATAGGGGCTAAAACTCTTTTGTACCAGCCCCGTTTTCAGGTGTAGGAATGGATGAATTCCTGATCCTGTTTATTTTTGATTTTCCAATGTCTATGGTTATGGATCGATACAGGTCCATAATTACGTAAACCTTTTTGGTTTCCCGTTGAAATAATCGATACATTCGGCTTTTCTGGGCGGTATATTTCAAGTGGTTCATCCGTTAAGAAGCGTTTGAGATTTTCCGCGAGTACGGTCTCTTGTTTCCTTGGAGACCCTTTTTTCTTCGCATGAGAGAATTCATCTATACCTGTTACGTGTCCGGCTGCAGCGAAAATATAATCAAAGTTTTTTAATTGCATCGTCGGCTGTACAAGTACCCTTCCCTCTTCATCTGCTGCTATACCTGAAGCGTCAAAAATCCCCGCTTTAGAAGCTCCTCCAAGCCAAAGAACTCCAGTATTCCTCACTTTATTGCCTAGATTGGTGAGTATAAACGAATCTTCGATGATGTCTGCAGTTTCATTTTCCCAAACGCGGACACCTCTTTTAGTGAGAAGGCTGCGAAGTCTATTGGATAGAGGGCTGGAAGTATTCCACGTTTTATCTGAAGTTAACAACCGCACATCGCCCGGAATATTTCGGTTGTTTTTGTACGATTGCATAGCGAATGCAACTTCTATTCCTGACGTTCCTCCTCCAATAATCAAAGGATGGTTCGTCTGTTTCAGCTTATCGATTTGCTTATACAATGGATCAGCGGTCCTTTCTATACCTGTCCCTTCACTTGGTTTTAGGAGACTGCTTTCCCCCATATCAAAGCTAATGACATCAAAGGGGTAAACAGTGTCATCGGAACATACCAGCTTTTTCTGCCGGGGATATACAACAGAAGGGATTTTTTTAATGAATTGACCGCCTGCCCTCGCCAGCAATGATTCAGCATTAACACGTATATCTTCCGCAGAATAAATTCCTTCTATATATCCGGATAGCATTCCCTTGTGTTCGTAATAGCTCGATGGTGAGATTAGACAGACATCAACACCCTGCCAGCTGCCTTCAGCCATCGATCGGAGCACTTCCAGATGAGCAGGGCCCGACCCTATTAACAGCATTCGCTTTGACACATTTCAGCCCCCTTCCCTAGATAAAAACATCCACATGGAACTTGACCATGTGGACGCGACAGTTAAAGGTGTTTTTGCAAAAATTCCTCAACCTCTTCAGGAGTTTTTGCATAAGCACTGTGTAAATGAGCGAGTTTATCCCCTTGTTTAAACACGAGCAGACTAGGAATGCCCATCACTTCATATTGTTCAGCTGCTTCCGGCAGTTCATCCCGGTTTACTTCGTACCATTGATACTCCTTGTATTCCGTCAATATATCACCGATAAACATATCCATTCTCCGGCAATCCGGACACCAGTCCGCTTGAAACTTAACAATAACCGGCTGTTCACTCGAAATGATTTGATTAAATGCTTCCATTGTATGAATCGGTTCCATGATGTAATTGCTCCTTTGTTAAAAGTATTCTCTATTATCTTAAAAAATCTATTCCTGTTTGTCCTGCCACACGCTTACGAATATTCGACGCGTCCAAGCAGCCAGGCAGCAAGCAGACCGGCGATAAAGGTAACCCCGCTTACAAACCACATCAGATTGCTTTCCGGCAGTCCTGGAAAAATAACAAAAACGGATCCGATCACAAACCCAATGATCAGCGCGAACGTCCCTGAGGTGTGGTGCTCCAGGAAATAATTGATGATTTTACTCATAAAGATTAACCCTAAAGCAACCCCTAAGCCTACAACTGCGATAATATCGATTCTCAGCTCAGAAATACCATGAATAACGGTAGTATATACTCCTATAATTAACAAAATAAAAGACCCGCTGATCCCTGGAAGAATCATGGCGCTGCTAGCAATCCAGCCGGAGAAGAATAAAAACACATACGTGGCTAGTGTAAGGTTCTGCATCGGTTCCGATTCGTTCGCCTGAAAGAATGCCAGCGATCCGACAATCACTACTCCGATCAGAAAAATGAGATAGTGCCGGCTGGTAAAATTATGTTTTACATCCGCTTTATGCGAAAGAAACGGGACGACTCCAATGATCAGTCCTAAAAAGAAAAATTCAGTTGGCCCGGGATAATGGCCAAACAGCCACTCGATCAGTTTAGACAGCATTAATATCGAAATGCCAACCCCGATTCCCAGTGGAAGTAAAAACTTTAAATGCTTCTTCCACTCCCGGCTGAAGAATCCATTGATAGCTTCGATCAGTCGATCATAAATTCCTAAAACGACCGCTATTGTTCCGCCGCTCACACCCGGCACGACGTCACTTGCACCCATCAGGATGCCGCGGTAAATGTTTTTCCATTCCCACATGTATTTCGAACTCCTTTATTTCATTCTCTCTCTTTCCCTCTTACATTCTACCAGACATTGATATGATTTTATGTCACTTTGTTAGATTTGTCCAAAAAAACAAGCCTGAAAAACAACTCAATCTTTGCTGTTATCAGGCTAAATAGTCCAGCGGTTCTCCACATGCATTCGCAAGCTTCTTGGCCTGCTGATGAAAGTATTCATAATCAAGCTCTTCCAGTTCTTCCACGTCGACCGCCTTGATCATGTATTCCCCAAACCGCCACACATCTTTTCTGACTTCCGCACCGTCTACAACCGCAATCTTGTACAAGGCCTCAAGTACGCCGTTCATCACTGACAAATCATGTCTGCCGTAAATTCTTATTTGATAAAAGCTTTTATACAAGTATTCCCTGTATGGTTTGGGTTCCAGTATAAGCCTAAGATCCTGGTTATGATCAGCATAATAACGAATTGGAATGAATTGCTGACCGAGTTCCGCCAGTAACGAACCAATTCTATTAATACAATTCACAGCGGTATGAGGATCATTAATACTCGGAGAAATCGATTTAACTGCAATCTCTACAAGCTTTTGAATCGAAAACTCAATATCCTGGATATCCGTCCGCTCATTCCCTATGAGAAGGAATTGTAAACAGTATTCAGGAGAGAATTCATCCGATTCATTGTTTTGAATGTAATAAAAAATCGGCATTCCTTTTTGGATATAGTGCCCGATAAAAAAGTCCGCTTCTAGCAGAACATCATTTTCTTTAGCCCAAGCCATTAATGGCTTGATTTGAACCCCCTGTACATAACCAGATTGCTCAGCATAAATAACTCTCCGATTCGCACTTCGTATGTGGTCCACTTCTTCTTGATCCCACACGCTGCTTTCTTCATAATCTTTTTCTTCAAACGTTTTCTTAATAATTTTGGAAGTACTGAGACGTATTTGACCGATTAGATTGTTGACTTTAACGAATTGAGAGGAGTGATGGATAAACAATATAAAAAAAGCTAAACAAATAATAGATATGATTACGGTAAGAAACGGGCTGATAAGTCCCTTACTCTGTTCCTTTCCAAGCAGAAGTAAATTCACGAGTGAAAATATAAACCCGAAAGAATAAACTCCAAGTACATGCTGGGTAAAGCGGCTTCTCATAAAGTCCTGAAGCGTCCTTGGTGAGAACTGGGTCGTATAAGTTGTTAACACGACCATAATGGTCGAAAAACTAATCGTCGTCATCGTAAGGATTGAAGTAATCAATGACCCGTACAAGGTTTGAGCCACACTTTTATTCGTAAGAAAAACCGACGGGATGTTCTTTTCGAACTTAGGGACTAGCAAAAAGTCCGCTACGCTGACCAAACTGACTGCAGCCAGCGAAATTAATCCATATACCGCTGGTAAAAACCAAAAGCTGTCTCTCACATGAACCCACATTTTTTCTTTATTCATATATCCGCCTTCTTTCTATAATTCTACACCCCGCCTTTTACCTGAGCAGCCTCCCTTTAAACTGGGAAAATCTGTGCCTCTCAGTAAAGGAGCTTTTCGAGCCAGACGTGCGTGCGGTCATAATGAATCAGTGACTGCTTCAGCCATTCCTTCTGACGCTCATTTAGATGCGGAAAGATGTTATTAAAATCATCTTCATCCTTTTGCTTTGTATATTTCGCTTTATAAAGCAGGACGATTTCTGGATTTAAGTACGGAATACCCATTTCTGAATGCAACTGCATCCGTTCAATAGGGAATGTTATTTCTTTATCTCTCCTAAAGCAAAACAGGTCTCTCTTCCGCTCATTTAATAGAAGCTCCACCTCTTCTCCAGCTGGGTTGATGACATGAAGTTCATGAATCGGCGCTTCCAAATAGGTTTTTTGATCCCATAAAAACGCCTCTCCATTGCTGTAGAAATAGGCTTCCCACCCTTTCAGCACCGGAATCAAACTCAGCTGGTCATTGCGGAATACTGCAACCTCAATATCTTCATGACTGCGAGTTTCCTCGCCAATATGTAAATCAATCGCCCACCCTCCAGCCACCATCCATTTTCCTTGAAAAGACTTCAACCATTTCTTGATTTCCAGGCATCGGTCAAACATAGTCTCCCACCTTTCCCCTAGTATTCTTTCCATTTATCTCCACTCTATGACGCTAAATGGCTATTTTCGTTCTTTATAGCAATGATTGTTTTATTAACTAAGCACATTTGGTATAATTTTTTGAAACTGGCAAGTGTTTAAGTAAGGATGAATAGGGAATTAGTTAAAACACGTTATTATCCTTATCCTTCTTAATACTTAGAACAACGTTTTCCCACATTTATATTTTAAGATAAGGGTAATTTCAATCTATTAATGAAAGGATCCATACTTATGAACAAACAGATGCTCACCCCGGTTTTCATTATTTCTGCTATCGTAGTGACTATTTTAGTAATCATCGGGGCCATCAACCCTAGTGGGTTTGGTGCTGTAGCTACTCAATTATTTAACTTCACCACAATTAATTTCGGTTGGTTTTATCTGCTCTCCGTCTTTATGTTTGTCCTCTTTTTAGCCGCCCTGGCAATCAGCAAATACGGCAAGATCCGTCTCGGTCCTCCTGACTCGCGGCCGGAATATCCTTTCTTTACGTGGATCGGTATGCTTTTCTCTGCCGGATTTGGCGCGGGTCTTGTATTCTGGGGAGTCGCTGAACCGATGAGCCACTACTTTAAAACTCCCTTCCAAGGTCTTGAGGGTCAGACAGATGAAGCCGCACGTGTAGCCATGGGCTACGCCTTCTTTCACTGGGGAATCAGCCAGTGGTCGGTTTTTGCTATTGTGGGCATGATGATCGCATTTCTTCAGTTTAGAAAAAATAAAAATGGACTCGTTTCGACTGCTGTAGAACCTGTCCTCGGGAAAAACAAAACTGTAAAAACGATCATTGACTCCCTGGCGGTTATTGCTACTGTAATGGGGATTGCAACTTCACTCGGCTTAGGTATTCTGCAAATGAACGGCGGCTTAAAAGCCGTATTTGATGTTCCAAATTCGATTACGATTCAATTGATCATTACCTTCTGCCTGCTCGTTTTATACTTACTATCATCGAGTTCCGGTTTGAATAAAGGGATTAAGTGGCTGAGTAATATTAACTTAGGGCTTTGTCTGGTGCTGCTCGCTTTTGTCTTTATCGCTGGACCGACCGTGTTTATTCTGAACGGGTTTACTTTAGGAATCGGCGATTACATTACGAACTTTGTTCAATACAGCCTTCGCCTCACGCCTTATGAAGGAGGAGACTGGCTGCGCGAATGGACGATCTTCTATTGGGCATGGGTTATTGCCTGGTCACCATTCGTTGGAGCGTTTGTGGCACGTGTATCCAGGGGAAGAACGATACGCGAGTTTATCTTCGGTGTACTGGTTGTACCTCCGGCTATCGCCTGCTTGTGGATTGCTACCTTTGGCGGAACGGCGCTGAACAGCGACTTAAATCACGGCACGAAAATTGCCGAAGCAGTGAACAACGATGTAACCGTTGCCCTGTTTGAAACCTACTCCCACTTGCCTATGACAGGAATCATGTCACTACTTTCTATCTTGCTGATCGCAACCTTCTTAATTACATCTGCTGACTCAGCTACTTATATATTAGCAAGTATGACATCCAATGGGGATTTAACACCTGCCCTGCCGATTAAGATTATCTGGGGGGTCCTCATGGCTGCTATTGCAGCTGTATTACTCGTTGCCGGCGGATTAAATGCCTTGCAGACCGCATCACTTGTTTCTGCCTTGCCATTTACAGTAATTATTATCATATTTGTTTACGCTTTTACGAAAATCATCAGGCAGGAGCCAGTGCCTGAACGAAGACTGAAAAGCGAGCGGGACAAACAGAAAAGAAGTTCATAATTAACAAGGGCCTGTGACAAAAGTGTTTTAGCCATAATAAAAATCCGGATGAAGGTGAACTTATTCTGATAAGATTTCACCATCATCCGGATTTTTCAGGTAGGTAAACTTCAAATTCTACTTAGGATAGATAGATTGACTGCTCGTGTCATAAACCCACTCTTTCTCTAATTCTATCCATGTGTTCAGCTGCTTCTTTCCGTACTTTACTCCCTCCATCTTTTAAACATTTATCGATCTCGTCTGTATTCTCCAGTAAGTGCCGGTACTTAACTCTAGGACCAGCAATCACACGGTTCATCACTAAAAACAACTCTTCTTTGATTTCTCCGTATCCGATCCCCTTTTGAAACGCATGGGCCATTTGCTCGGTTTCTATAGGAGTGGCAAATTCACGGAAAAGAGTGAATAATGGCGATCCTTCTCTGTCCTTAGGAGCTTCCGGCGGCAAAGAGTCTGTTACAATCCTTTTCACAAGCTTATGCAGCGATTTTTCCTCCGTAAACAGTGGAATGGTGTTTCCATAACTCTTACTCATCTTCCTCCCGTCCAGCCCGGGAATAATTTCTGATCCTTCCGCAAATACCGGCGTAGGAAGATCAAAGGTCGAACCATATAAACGATTAAACGATTCTCCAATATCCTTCGCCATCTCCAAATGCTGCCTGTTATCTTTTCCTACAGGAACTTCAGAACCGTTAAAGAGAAGAATATCCGCTGCCATGAGAATGGGGTAGTTAAACAACCCCATATTTACTCCGTCATCTCTATCTCTCCCTTCGCGGTTGTTCTGTTCCACTTGCGCTTTATAAGCATGCGCCCGGTTCATCAGGCCTTTGCCAGTTACGGAGCTGAGTATCCAATGAAGTTCAGGCAGTTCTTTAATATCGGATTGACGATAAAACAAGGAACGCTCAGGGTCAAGGCCGAGTGCCAGCCACGCAGCGGCCACCTCATAGGTCAGACTCTTAAGCTTGGAGCGGTTATGAATAGAGTTCAAGGCATGTAAATCAGCTATGAAATACATAGATTGGTGCTCTTCTTCTGCTGCAAGCTTTAAAGCAGGCTTAATTGCTCCTAAATAATTTCCTACATGGGGAGTTCCAGTCGGTTTAATACCTGTGATGATTCGCTTCATTGAATTCACTCCTTTATTCATTTTTTGTATAAAAAAGAGCCCTCCTCCTAAAAAGGACGAGAGCTCCCGTGGTGCCACCTTTATTCACACTTGTAGTTGTGTGCACTAACATTTACAGCTGTCACTGTAACCTCTCTTGTATCGGTAAGAGTTCCTCCGCTGCTCCTACTGCTATTTTCAGCGCAGCTGCTCCAAAGCCCATTCAATGACTGCCCCTGCTGATTCCCACCTGCCATCAGCTCTCTGAAAAAGGCGGTGTCATTTACTCCTCTTCTTCATCGCTCTAAGTATGAAATTAAAAAAATCATATGGTAAAAGCGCTGTTTTGTCAATTGGAATTAAAAGATGGTGACTATTAAATACCATACATTTCCGAGCACCAGCAGTGATACAAGGGCTTTTTCAGTTACAGAGCCCGTTTTAAATGCAGCTGGGAACCGAAAGTACTTTTTTGAGAATGGAAAGAATATCGGAATGCCTTTCTTTGTCAGGAAATCTGCAAACAAATGTGAAACTGCACCGATGATAAATCCTGTAAGCAAAAACAAAGGTACATGGAAGACTCTTTCGATGATGCCGCTGTAAACGGCAAGTAAAGCAAGGAACAGCAGCGAATGGGTCATGTTTCGGTGACTTCTAACCATAATCAGGATCGGGAGCATTAAGAGGACATAAAACTTCAGCTGTTGTCTGTACACATCAAAGAATTCCGGCGCAAATAAAAATCCCAGCAAAGCGAGTGTGAATAGAAGCATAATCCCCCGCCAAAATTTTTGGCCCAATTTAGAGCTCGGTGTGTCGATGTCTGGAATTAAAGCTCCGAAAAGTACAAATACCAGATAAAGAACCGTCTGAAAAGGACTCTCCGGCATTAATTCGACTTGAGGCAGCAGAGTCATCGCCCCTATGCCAAAAGTAAAGCCCACCACCTGGTGTCCTGTTGCCATCATGTTGAAATCATCCTTACTATCAAAGTCGCTATCTATTTCATTATCGCAAATTTGAAAGAAAAAAGGAATTTATCCAATCTAAAAAACCCGCCTGTCCAGCGGGTTACTGCCTGGGATTAGCAATCTTTCTCAGGAAGTCCCAACATTTGAAATTTAGGTCCTTCCATCGTTTGTTTGCCTTCAATTGTTAGATTTTTAGTTAAGTGAACGATCTTCTTATCAATAGCTACAGGAATAGAGTTAACTTGGTGCAGTTCATCATCAGCCTCAGGTGCACCGAGCATTAACCCGATATCAGGTTCGCCGCATCCATAACCGGCAAAAAAGATTCGCAGACACTCTGCTTGTTCATCTTCTAATAACTGGTCGAGTAAATCACGGGCTTGATCTGTAATTTTCATAATGATCTCTCTCCTTCGACTATAAAAGTATCACAATTAGTCCCTGGATATGAACCAAAACCTCTTGTCATTATGCCCGTAACCTTATTTCTTTAATATATGTAGTTAATAAAAAGGATCTCCAGAAAACCATTCTGGAGACCCCGACCTTCATTAGACAGCTTTAGGCTTTAATTCAACATCAATGTTCCCACGAGTGGCTTTGGAGTAAGGGCAGACTTGGTGGGCATCGTTCGTCAACTCTTCTGCTTCTTCCTGGGAAACGCCGTTTATTTCGACGTTCAATACTACTCCAATTTTAAACCCATTATCTGCCGGGTCTTTTAAAAAGCTGACCTCTGCTGTAGTTGTAGAATCAATGTCTTTCTTTTTCTTGCCGGCCACTAAATTCAGGGCCCCATCGAAACAAGAAGCGTAAGTAGCAGCAAATAATTGTTCCGGATTTGAACCTTTTTCATCACCTTCCCCAGGCATAACCAGGTTCAGATCAATTAAGCCGTCCTCAGATTTTACATGACCGTTACGTCCATTTTTTGCTGTGGCACTGGAAGTAAACATTACATCACTCATGCTATCACTCCTTGAATTTATTAACTCTTCACAGTCCTTATGTACCTCAACTCTCAAACAATCAAACCTTTCTCTTACTCGTCAAGCCGATACTCCTCTTTTAAGGATTCAGGCGCCAATTTCACTAGGAGCTGCAGAACGAAGGTGAAGACGGTAAGGTCATCGATTAATCCTAACGCGAATAGAAAGTCAGGGATCACATCCCAGGGAAACAACAGATACCCTCCCATGAGAAGGATGGAAAACCATTTCTTTTGTCTGCTTACTTTTTCAGAACGGAAAAACTGTATAAAGAAAGGGATCGATTTTTTTATTTGAAATACAAATTTTATCCGTTTCCATAACCTTATCATAGAAATCTCCTTCCTAAGAACGGGCTGGCTCAAGGGATTTAAACCCAGTTAGTCACAATTGCTTAAATAATACGTATGCTTTAACATAATGATTGTAATGAGGCATTATACCCTGCATACACTCAGTACCTTCGCACATTCTAATTATAACTCTCACTGTTCTAACTTGTCCTTCTAGATATTTCACCAGACACATCGAGATGAATGAACCATCCCGATTATTAAAAGGGGAGAATTTTCATGGAAATACTTTTATTGAACGGGACCATTGTCGGAAAAAAAACGAGAACACTGCTTGAGGAAATTGAAAAGGATATCCTTGAACTTCCCCAAAAGCATGATACTAAACTTGTAAATCTCGAAGATTACGATATGCAGTTCGTTGATGGAAGGCCTATAGATCAATACAACGATGATATGCAGACATTGATTAAAGAAATGGAAACGGCTGATGCGTACGTAATCGCCACTCCTATTTTTCAAGGCTCCATACCAGGAACATTAAAAAATTTATTCGATGCGGTTTCCCCGTTAGCCATGCGATATAAACCAGTTTCCATTGTTGCCAATGGTGGAACACTACAGCACCATCTGGTGATAGAAAATCAACTTAAACCGATACTTAACTATTTTCGCTGTATGGTTACTCCTAACTACGTCTACACCCATACAAACCATTTTTCCACCCAGGGTGAACTGATCGATGAAGATGTAAGAAGCCGTCTGAAAGAAATGACGAAAGTTTTCAATCAGTACTTAAATATGAGTAAATCGTTGGAATCAGATAAATAATGAAAAGCCCGTTTCCCCTTAAATAGAGGGAACGGGCTTTTCTATACATAATTTAAGACTTTATTTACGTACTTTTGCGTTTCTTCAAATGGAGGAACTCCGCCATACTTGTCAACGTTTCCCGGTCCGGCATTATACGCAGCCAAAGCAAGCTGCTTATTTCCGTTGTATCGTTCGAGAAGTTGTTTTAAATATTTTGTTCCCCCATAATATTTTGTTCTGAATCGAATGGGTTTGATACGCCAAGTCCTTTAGCCGTTTCAGGCATCAACTGCATGAGCCCCTGAGCCCCTACTGAGCTTACAGCCTTTGGGTTGAAACTTGATTCGGCACTCACGACTGAACGAATCAGGCTTTCGTCTACCCCATAGGTTTGAGCTGCCTTATTTATGTAAGCATCAATATCTGAACGATCAGGGGTTGAGTCATTGGTCTTTACCATATTAACAACCGGAAGAGCTTTCGTTTGAAACAAAGGCATTTGACTAGGTACTGGATTAGCAGCAGGGCCCGCTCCATAAGATTTAGCCAGGGCAGCTTCCAGCATACTTTGAAATGCACGATCGGAAACCCCGCTTGAAAGCGAACGGTCATTCGCAGTACTCATTGCCGACATGGCTTGCATTTGAATCAAAAACTCCACGTTCTTAAATTCCATGGATCCACCTCATTATGATTATTACCTTTATCTTACCTCATTCGATCCCCTTCGACAATGGAATCTAGTTATTTTTAACACATGTTCCAATTCAACCCAAAACTTGAGAAAAAATAAGTTTATTAGACATATTTAATTGAACAATTGCCACGGAATTTTCCCAAAGATGTACACCCCTGTTCAGTGATATAATGGACTTAACCAAATGGGAAAAACTCTTATTCTTGAGCCTTCTTCTGGCATGCTTCTTCTCTATTGAAGAGAGTTATTGTCAGGATTTTCATGGATATGTTAGGAATGATGTTACTCAAGAATTCTGGTCAATTGTTTCAAGACTTCCTTGAAGCACTCTTTGGTGTCTTACGTCGAATCACCCTTTGTTATTCTTCCCCGTCAGGAAGAATAAACCTGTAGATTTCATGGTGAGTCTTCCTCTATCAGGGGTTCTCTGCCATGTCCCTTTCTGAACATTTCAGAAAGGGTTTTTTTTATGTTTTTTACCAATGTTCTTGGAAAACAAGCATTTTGACAGGGCAGACATCCCGTTTCGATGATTTATTTTTTTATCTTTAAATATTCGGATAAAGCCGAGCATATATTTAAAAACAAAGGAGGGGGTTTTAATGAATAACAAAGTATTTTTGTATCTGGCGTGTGTGTTTGCAGGGTTTGCGTTGTCGATACTGCCTGAAACAGGAACATTCTTAGATGATTTAGACACGTTCTTCTCAGTCGTCGGCTACATTGCCATGGCATTTTTCTCATTAGTACTTATTTATTTTGGTCTTCTCAGCTTCTTTAACAAAAACACTTCTATTTAAACCTTAAACAGGAGGTGGATCATCCGCCTCCTGTTTCTTTTTGAAAAAAATGATTGTTTTCCTGCTTTACAAACCCTAACGAATGAAAAAAATTTGCTAATCCTTCGCTGCCCTCTGGAAGTGTTACTTCCATACGATCTGCTCCTTGTGTGTTCATCCACTTTTCTATTTCCTTACAGAGCTTCGTGCCTATTCCCTCCCTGCGAAAAAACTCTTCTACAAATATTTCATTTATTCGTCCAACTGTCTGCTGCTTGTCATTAGTAACGATACAGCCTAAAACATAGCCCGCCATCTGCCCATGATGTTCAGCAAATAACAAACTTTGGTCGCGCTGTTCCGCTATTAATTGATCGGCTGCCCATTCTTTTCGAAGCCTCAATCTATTCGGTGTACGGTCCTCTTTCTTCCCGTTTCTAGAAACTGCCCGCTCGAATTCAATCGCATATCTTGTGAAATGGATTAAGTCTTTGTTCATCGGCTTTCTAACAGTTAGCATTAAATGTCACCTCCCAAAACCTCAACGATTCCTTAATACTTCTTTGGCAAAGGAACAAACGGGAACAATTTCCAATCGATGATCTTCCGCATATTGTTCTGCATAACGTACAAGTTCTGTAGCTAGTCCCTTTCCCCGTTCCTCCGGATGAACGATTGTATGAGTAATGATCATATCTTCACCACGCTCTTCAAACTTCAACTCAGCTGCCGGCTCCATAGGATCACCTACATAAAAACGCTCTTTTTCCATCTTTATTTTTTCGTTCATTCTTTTTCATCCTCCTCTTCGAACTAATATTCCTGATTTGCTGTCATTGTAGCACGTTTCACCCCTCTGGCATAAAGGAAGAAGAATACAGAAAACTTTGATAAAATAAAGACTACGAGGTGATAGAATGACAGTGAAAATTGGTATTATTCAAATGGATATTGCGTTTGGACAACCCGAAAAAAATCGTCACGCTGCAAAGAGTGCCATTGAAAAGGCAGCGGAAAAAGGTGCGGAATTTATTTTGCTTCCTGAATTATGGACGACCGGTTACGATCTCAGCCGGTTTCCTTCCATCGCAGAAACGCTTGAAGGTCCGACCCATCAATTGCTGAAAGAACTGTGCCAAGCCCATGAAATAACGATTGCTGGCTCTGTGGCAGAAAAAGATAATGGACACTTTTATAATACGTTTGTCGTTTATGATCCATCTGGGGAAAGAAAGGCTTATTATCGCAAAGTCCACCTCTTTCGTTTGATGGATGAGGAGAAATTTTTACACGCGGGAGATAAAGAAGGGCTCTTTGAACTGAATGGAACTCCTATGGCCGGCGTCATTTGCTATGATATTCGTTTTCCTGAATGGATACGTACCCATATGCTTGAAGGATCACGAGCTCTTTGTGTCGTAGCGGAATGGCCGAAGCCGAGGGTTGATCACTGGAGAAGTCTTTTAATCAGCCGTGCGATTGAAAACCAGACATTCGTGATCGCCTGCAACCGTA
This Halobacillus salinarum DNA region includes the following protein-coding sequences:
- a CDS encoding thioredoxin family protein — translated: MEPIHTMEAFNQIISSEQPVIVKFQADWCPDCRRMDMFIGDILTEYKEYQWYEVNRDELPEAAEQYEVMGIPSLLVFKQGDKLAHLHSAYAKTPEEVEEFLQKHL
- a CDS encoding BCCT family transporter, whose translation is MNKQMLTPVFIISAIVVTILVIIGAINPSGFGAVATQLFNFTTINFGWFYLLSVFMFVLFLAALAISKYGKIRLGPPDSRPEYPFFTWIGMLFSAGFGAGLVFWGVAEPMSHYFKTPFQGLEGQTDEAARVAMGYAFFHWGISQWSVFAIVGMMIAFLQFRKNKNGLVSTAVEPVLGKNKTVKTIIDSLAVIATVMGIATSLGLGILQMNGGLKAVFDVPNSITIQLIITFCLLVLYLLSSSSGLNKGIKWLSNINLGLCLVLLAFVFIAGPTVFILNGFTLGIGDYITNFVQYSLRLTPYEGGDWLREWTIFYWAWVIAWSPFVGAFVARVSRGRTIREFIFGVLVVPPAIACLWIATFGGTALNSDLNHGTKIAEAVNNDVTVALFETYSHLPMTGIMSLLSILLIATFLITSADSATYILASMTSNGDLTPALPIKIIWGVLMAAIAAVLLVAGGLNALQTASLVSALPFTVIIIIFVYAFTKIIRQEPVPERRLKSERDKQKRSS
- a CDS encoding nucleotidyltransferase domain-containing protein: MFDRCLEIKKWLKSFQGKWMVAGGWAIDLHIGEETRSHEDIEVAVFRNDQLSLIPVLKGWEAYFYSNGEAFLWDQKTYLEAPIHELHVINPAGEEVELLLNERKRDLFCFRRDKEITFPIERMQLHSEMGIPYLNPEIVLLYKAKYTKQKDEDDFNNIFPHLNERQKEWLKQSLIHYDRTHVWLEKLLY
- a CDS encoding DUF2254 domain-containing protein, which translates into the protein MNKEKMWVHVRDSFWFLPAVYGLISLAAVSLVSVADFLLVPKFEKNIPSVFLTNKSVAQTLYGSLITSILTMTTISFSTIMVVLTTYTTQFSPRTLQDFMRSRFTQHVLGVYSFGFIFSLVNLLLLGKEQSKGLISPFLTVIISIICLAFFILFIHHSSQFVKVNNLIGQIRLSTSKIIKKTFEEKDYEESSVWDQEEVDHIRSANRRVIYAEQSGYVQGVQIKPLMAWAKENDVLLEADFFIGHYIQKGMPIFYYIQNNESDEFSPEYCLQFLLIGNERTDIQDIEFSIQKLVEIAVKSISPSINDPHTAVNCINRIGSLLAELGQQFIPIRYYADHNQDLRLILEPKPYREYLYKSFYQIRIYGRHDLSVMNGVLEALYKIAVVDGAEVRKDVWRFGEYMIKAVDVEELEELDYEYFHQQAKKLANACGEPLDYLA
- a CDS encoding DUF368 domain-containing protein: MWEWKNIYRGILMGASDVVPGVSGGTIAVVLGIYDRLIEAINGFFSREWKKHLKFLLPLGIGVGISILMLSKLIEWLFGHYPGPTEFFFLGLIIGVVPFLSHKADVKHNFTSRHYLIFLIGVVIVGSLAFFQANESEPMQNLTLATYVFLFFSGWIASSAMILPGISGSFILLIIGVYTTVIHGISELRIDIIAVVGLGVALGLIFMSKIINYFLEHHTSGTFALIIGFVIGSVFVIFPGLPESNLMWFVSGVTFIAGLLAAWLLGRVEYS
- a CDS encoding NAD(P)/FAD-dependent oxidoreductase is translated as MSKRMLLIGSGPAHLEVLRSMAEGSWQGVDVCLISPSSYYEHKGMLSGYIEGIYSAEDIRVNAESLLARAGGQFIKKIPSVVYPRQKKLVCSDDTVYPFDVISFDMGESSLLKPSEGTGIERTADPLYKQIDKLKQTNHPLIIGGGTSGIEVAFAMQSYKNNRNIPGDVRLLTSDKTWNTSSPLSNRLRSLLTKRGVRVWENETADIIEDSFILTNLGNKVRNTGVLWLGGASKAGIFDASGIAADEEGRVLVQPTMQLKNFDYIFAAAGHVTGIDEFSHAKKKGSPRKQETVLAENLKRFLTDEPLEIYRPEKPNVSIISTGNQKGLRNYGPVSIHNHRHWKIKNKQDQEFIHSYT